CCGCAGTCGGTGTGGCCGCATAATACGACCTTATTGACCTTGAGCACGTTGATGGCGAACTCGAGCGTGGCGCGGCACGTGAGGTCCTTGTCGCTTACCACGTTGGCGATCGTTTTCCACGTGAAAATCTCGCCGGGGATCACCCCCAGGCACTGCTCGTTGTAACGCGAGTCCGAGCATCCGATGAACAGTGTGTGAGGCGCCTGGCCGTGAGCGTTGAAGTCTCTGAACAGCGTGGGGTGCGCCTCGGTCATCTTCTCAGACCATGTGTTGTTGGCCTCCAGAAGGTCCGGCAGCTCCGAGTTGTGTGTGAGTGTGAAGATGTTGGTAGCAGCTGGTGACATGGCTATTGGAGGGGCTTGTGTtgtgtgtgtgcgtgtTTGCCTGGCGAGCTCGAACAAGACAATGAATCGACCTTTCACACCCCACCACCTATATACTCATCGCCGCTGCCTTGGCTCGCTCGACTCATAGCATTGATGTAATGCTTTCGACATTGTTGAGCTGATGTCGTTGGAAAGTGACCATTACCATTGCTGACGTCAAGCCCTCTAGCATAGCGCAGTCTTGTAAAGCCCGATGGGTAGTGCGTTGGATGAGCTGCGCGTGCTTCTAAGTAGCTATGCACGCCGCTGACTCTGACTTGAGGTAACCTGTCGGGCCCGCATAACAGCCTCTCATGCGCTGTTGCCTCTTCTGCGGTGATTTCTACGGCGGGCGCCTCGGTCCGCTGCGGGGCGCCAAAAATATTCCGCCGGGCCCGGCCCGCAATCGCACGTGCTGCGTCATCCCTCACGGTTGGTGATATCGCTGTTATCGTATCGCTTTTCGAGAGGAAAAAAGCGTTGCGCCAGGCAAAAGAATGCGCTGGGGCGCGTGCACGGCCGTCGCGAGTACACAACAGCCGTGAGTACGCGGGCGGTTATTGCGAGTACATCGGCGCGCCCCTCGTGAACAGCGAGTACCTCTCAAGGTACTTGCGCTTAGTTAATCAGGAAGTACAAAAGTACTTGTGCAGGGACCTGGCCTAATCTTGGGCTCGGAGCCCTTATCTTGGTCGCGTAAGGCGACGGCGCGCCCCTCCAGGTTCGCGCGCTCCGCAACACCGCGCCCACGCGTACATTTCTTTGACTCTACAGGACGCGAGATTAGTGTGCCAATTCGATGACGGTTTTTTGTGCTGCGTCCGGGACCCCTTTAGCGCGACCGTGTCGTGTGCGTCGCAGTAGTTGCGCAAACGCGCTCTGGGTGACATTTTCGGACTATTTAATGTGACAACCGCGGCGATTTTCTGTCGTTTTGTGTGCTGCTAAGGCTAAGATCTACTTTTCTTGGCTTGTGTGGAGCCCCCGTAAGTGCCCGCTTTCTGCAACGCAATAACAAGCTCCCAAACATGGGCAAAAATCAGTGCGAA
The Lachancea thermotolerans CBS 6340 chromosome G complete sequence genome window above contains:
- the NCE103 gene encoding carbonate dehydratase NCE103 (similar to uniprot|P53615 Saccharomyces cerevisiae YNL036W NCE103 Carbonic anhydrase poorly transcribed under aerobic conditions and at an undetectable level under anaerobic conditions involved in non-classical protein export pathway), whose amino-acid sequence is MSPAATNIFTLTHNSELPDLLEANNTWSEKMTEAHPTLFRDFNAHGQAPHTLFIGCSDSRYNEQCLGVIPGEIFTWKTIANVVSDKDLTCRATLEFAINVLKVNKVVLCGHTDCGGINTCLALKREALNDGECSHLYQYLQDVDDLYHEHKEEVKAATSDVAQQSRMLSRLNVAKQYQRLLEIDTVQKALARGDIAVYGLLYDVATGRVEKVSS